The Vespula vulgaris chromosome 2, iyVesVulg1.1, whole genome shotgun sequence genome has a segment encoding these proteins:
- the LOC127073005 gene encoding trypsin-2-like → MGIHLLYPLHSQFLSFIIVAFLFYETIAIKGETVNLYDDVERINYNITGRIVNGTKAVITQFPHQVSLRRTWSGSHFCGGSVISEKFVLTAAHCMYLNKVPIKPWTILVVGGELQLDRTTKTGQRRGVREILLHQKFDHKTYENDIALLELKIPFEFTPQLKAIPLPTDQVPPGTICQVSGWGYPEENIPSVSNDLMYVDLPILSMEDCRNLLVEVTNLPPGMYCAGYIEGLKDACQGDSGGGMVCNGVIMGIVSAGEGCARPKLPGIYTDVLYYKHWITYPLAYKISDHYDSDKDRNAADNAHSTTSFTIFSLCSLYLLKLLLLQ, encoded by the exons ATGGGAATTCACTTGCTTTATCCTTTACACTCACAGTTTTTAAGTTTTATAAtcgttgcttttcttttttacgagacGATTGCCATAAAAG GTGAAACAGTTAATTTATACGATGATGTCGAAAGGATCAACTATAATATTACCGGACGTATAGTGAATGGAACTAAAGCAGTTATTACTCAATTTCCGCATCAG GTATCATTGAGACGCACTTGGTCCGGAAGTCATTTCTGTGGTGGAAGTGTGATCAGCGAGAAATTCGTTTTAACAGCGGCACATTGCATGTATCT taaCAAAGTCCCCATTAAACCTTGGACCATTCTCGTCGTTGGCGGAGAACTGCAACTCGATCGTACGACGAAGACTGGTCAGAGAAGAGGCGTTCGAGAGATTTTACTTCATCAAAAATTTGATCACAAAACTTACGAAAATGATATTGCTCTACTtgag ttaAAAATACCATTTGAATTTACGCCACAATTGAAGGCAATTCCTTTACCTACAGACCAAGTTCCACCTGGTACGATCTGTCAAGTATCAGGATGGGGCTATCCTGAAGAG AACATTCCATCTGTGAGTAACGATTTGATGTACGTGGATCTGCCGATTTTGAGTATGGAAGATTGTCGTAATCTCCTTGTAGAAGTAACGAATTTACCACCAGGGATGTATTGCGCTGGGTATATCGAAGGCTTGAAGGATGCTTGCCAG GGTGATTCTGGTGGTGGAATGGTTTGCAACGGTGTTATAATGGGTATCGTTTCAGCCGGAGAGGGCTGTGCACGACCAAAACTTCCTGGAATTTACACGGacgttttatattacaaacacTGGATAACGTATCCCTTAGCTTATAAGATATCCGATCACTATGATTCCGATAAAGACCGTAATGCTGCCGACAACGCACACTCAACAACATCTTTTACGATATTCTCACTCTGTTCGTTATACCTTTTGAAATTGTTATTGCTCCAGTAA